In Candidatus Poribacteria bacterium, the following proteins share a genomic window:
- a CDS encoding 4a-hydroxytetrahydrobiopterin dehydratase, producing the protein METLTGMKCIACRRDAPKVTAAEIAEYHPQVSDWQLIERDEIKRLERLFQFDGFAPALAFTNRVGELAEEEGHHPALLTEWGRVTVTWWTHKIRGLHRNDFIMAAKTDALYAE; encoded by the coding sequence ATGTATTGCCTGTCGGCGGGACGCACCGAAGGTTACTGCGGCAGAGATTGCGGAATATCACCCACAAGTTTCAGATTGGCAGCTGATTGAGCGCGATGAGATTAAGCGGTTGGAACGACTCTTCCAGTTTGATGGTTTCGCCCCAGCTTTGGCGTTCACAAACCGTGTGGGGGAACTGGCGGAGGAGGAAGGTCATCATCCCGCGCTCTTGACTGAGTGGGGAAGGGTGACTGTTACATGGTGGACGCACAAAATCCGAGGGTTGCATCGGAACGACTTCATCATGGCGGCAAAAACGGATGCGTTATATGCGGAGTGA